The Hippoglossus hippoglossus isolate fHipHip1 chromosome 2, fHipHip1.pri, whole genome shotgun sequence DNA segment TCTCTTCCTGAGTCTGCAGATGAGAACAGtgaactgctgctgttgctgctgctgagaggaggagggcgctgctgctgcgtcaCCGTGACGTCACCACCATGCTCCTCTGCCCCACCAGGCAGACGAATGACACCTCCCACAATATgtcttattttcatttacagagTAGATGTTATCTCATagataataaagaaataactaATCAATACAATTATAGTGTATTATTTACACTATTCTCTTGTTTCTCATTCACGAACACCATGGTGTACAGATCATAACATTAAACCATCTGGCACATTGAATAATAAGACATACATAATAAGTAATAagttatagaaaataaataaaattaaagagagaagtaaaaaaaaaaaggataatgaGTTATGGGTCTTAAAGTCATAGAGAAAGAAACTGACATGAttctaatacatttttatccCCATAATCCTAATTTAGATTACAGATCACAGTTTCTCAGATATGTAAAATGATCAAAAGTGATTGAAGGCCTGAGCAGCACCCACATTATTTCACTTTACACTTCCTACGACCACTTCCTGATACACATTCCCTGAGTACAATACACGGTATGTGGACAAACCCAAACACAGGCTCATCTTTGACAAGCAGCCGCCCTCTGGCCCGTCTGGATACATGATCCCTGACAGGAGAGTATGGAGGACAATAGCAGCCCTGCAGACACTTGTCAAAAAGAGGAATTTCAGTTGCATTTGCACACAGATGTGCTACAGTATGTGGACAGGTGTGTCAGTCatgtaaaaaaaagctttagCAGGACCTGAGAAACATGCACATCCTGctcaaatgacaaaaacacatgcagtgaATGTGTTTGGGTTGGAAATATGCTAAGGggtcatttattttgtgtgggATTTAGAAGCCTTCAAATCATGCTTTATGCTGAATCCCAGTAAAGTGTGTGGCTTGGTGAATTGTTGCTGGTTTCCATTTGTTGTGCAGAAACCACAGACTGAACTGGTGGGTCAGTTGATAAATCAGTATCATGactctttattttgttatctATTTGTATGTATACAGTATTCTGAATAATATTCCAGGCAAAAGTTGCAACTATATGTTGATTTCTAtcattttctttctatcttGAATATTAATTATTGGTCACATCCCTTTctgggttcagtgtgtggaagtgtttcctgtgtgttatTATGTAAACTCACAATACACAATCATCAtcacacaaataaagtttattattactgttattgttattatagaGGCTTATTCTCTGCACCCCCCCAGCTCTGACCTCCAGCCTCCCTGAGGGGGCGTACGGATCTCTCACGTACGCCACTGGTTGGATGCACAAAGCGCTACGTGTTGTACGTAAGCAGCAGCCGCCGCCATCTTTGGCAGTGGAGAGGTGTGCAGCATCCTCAGCGGCTCATTGGCCCCTTctccctccagcttcctccGTCGCAGAGACGGTGCAGCCCCCGCATGGCGAACCGCAACATGCAGCACGCGAACATGCAAAGCAGCAACTCTCCGCAACCCCTGAAACGCGAGCAGGACTCCCCGGCCTCGGAGCAGTCTCCTCCGGGGAACAAAGACAGCCCCGCGCCGCAGACTCcttctcccccttctcctcctcctcctcctccgcagcagcagcagatggagatgTCCCCCGCGGACGATGCAGGGGAAGGAGCCGGCGAGGGAAGCGGGGACAGACCCGCAGAAATGACCCTGGACATAACGAGCTTCCGGAAGCCCGGGGAGAAGACGTTCACCCAGCGGTGTCGCCTCTTCGTCGGGAGCCTGCCGCTCGACATCCCGGAGGAGGAGTTCACCGACATGTTCGCTAAATACGGCCGAGTGAACGAGGTGTTCATCAACAGAGAGCGGGGCTTCGGCTTCGTTCGCCTGGTATGTTCGAGTCCCGGCCGCCTCACTTTGAATTCTCTGTTTATCTGTTCTCCTCGTTTCACGTGTTGACTGAAAAACCATGGCTACGCGGAGCTAGCTGCTAGGCTAGCACTAGCAACCATGCTAGTTTACACTGTAATAAAGCTCTTGTAACTTCATATCATGTTATTAAAAGTTGCTAATTGTGTTTTACTAAGTTATGAGATGGTTggacacattttacatttttcagatttgaTAAAAATTAACAGTTTTGGTGTCCAAAGCTACTGAATGTTGACATTTCAGTGTTGACAGCAGGTTTTGTTTTGCTCCTCACGTGACTTCCGTTGTGATGGTTCTACACATAATAAACATGATTTGTGTTTACATGACACTTTGTGATAGATAATAAAGTTGTGTAAGTTATTGTGCTCTGGCAAGTGTGATGTAGCTTTAAgtgcaaatgaaaaatacaaaataaattgcaaaatgtcaaagataaacacataaatagttaaagtaaatgtaaagtagtaggagacacaaacatctATCAATACTTATGACAGTTTTAGTAGTAACTTGCTCTGCAGCCAAATACCACGCACCCCAGTGGTGTGTCATCATCCCTAATTGTATCCCTTGTCTCCCAGGAAACCAGGACGTTGGCAGAAATCGCTAAAGTTGAGCTGGACGGGACCATTTTGAATAATCGCCCAATCCGGATCCGCTTCGCTACGCATGGCGCCGCTCTCTCAGTCCGCAACCTGCTGCCAGCCGTGACCAACGAGCTGCTGGAACAGGTAGAGCGGAGAAGATGATGAACTCTAAAGAATGTCTGCTTGTCAGTTGATTGCCTGGTATCTGTGGAGTGATAAGTAACCTGAAAATCACCTCGCCCCCCTCAGGCGTTTTCCCAGTTTGGGCCGGTGGAACGGGCCATTGTTGTGACCGATGACCGTGGGCGTCCCTCAGGGAGAGGCATTGTGGAGTTTGCCAACAAAGCAGCTGCACGTAAAGCCCTGGAGCGCTGCACGGAGGGAGCACTGCTTCTGACCAAGtaaggagtgggggggggggggtctccagGGGGGAACACACAGAGCTGGCTGGGATTGAATGAGTGCGTGGAGTTATGTCTGTTTTACACTGTGAGGGAAATAAGTGTGAAAAGGTGGCCCAAAAGAATAAGTACTGTATTACCCTGAGTAGAAGACTCAAAcagtttttgtccttttcttcaGCACACCTTGTCCAGCCATTGTGGAGCCCTCAGACCACTTTGATGATGAGGAAGGATTCCCCGAAAAACTGCTGCAGAAGTCTCCGAGGTACCACAAGTAAGTACAGAGGGGATTTGTTGCCTAAtggtacaaatacatttttgttaaaaGAAACTGTCCCTTTGTTTCTAGTGCAGTTTTGAACCCATCTCTCTTTTCCTAGGGAACGGGAGCAGATGCCACATTTCGCCCAGCCCGGCACGTTTGAGTTTGAATACTCGTCTCGCTGGAAAGCTCTCGAtgagatggagaagcagcagagagagcaggtgGACAAGAACATTAAAGAAGCCAAAGAGAAACTGGAGGCCGAGCTGGAGTCGGCCAAACACGAGCACCAGCTCATGTTAATGAGACACGGTAAgggctgtttgttgtgtgtttgttcagcgCTCACTCGATGCCCCATTTCATGTTGCACTCGTATTGGTTGATGAGGAGAATATTGACTTCATTCCAGATCTAATGAGGCgtcaggaggagctgaggagactggaggagctTCGTAaccaggagctgcagagacgaAAGCAGATAGAGATGAGGTGTGTCGCCATTCTTTGAACAAACcatcatttcttctttttgtttaaagGGGACCTATTATACTTTTCCCTATTTTCTGCCAAGTACATAATGTTGCATAGTCAGTTGTCTATTTGActcatcttctccttctgcATCGCCCTCCCTGTCGGTAGacatgaggaggagaggaggaggagagaggaggagatgataaGACACAGAGAACAGGAGGACCTGAGACGCCAACCAGACGGCTTCAAACCAAACTACCTGGAGAATGTGAGTACAGCTGAAATGTCTGCATTCACTTAAACACACGTCCAGTTACATTTGCACACCTACAATCATGAATTACTCCAATGTAAGATTTAACCAAagcacacacatttatttttaattcatacAAAGACAtcagaatgaaagaaaaaaatacatcatgtCATATTTCAGCATATTTGACTTGATGTTCTAATAATATGGTAGTAAGTTCTCAGTTGTCAGTATCACAATAGTTGCAtagtgttgtttctttttccagcAGGTAGAAGGATTTTAATCAGGACagtctttgtttatttgagtAGATTTACAGCCAAATTATTCAGCAGCATGTGAAACCACCACTGTGGATTATATATATTTCGTTTTTTGAAGAAAAGTCTGTTTCTCAGATGCTTTGGTGTGACCATCTGTTTTGGTCAAGCTGctagtgagcgccctctgctggatcacgaGGCAAACTACCTCAGGCGTTCTGATTTGCCTCTAGTCTGAATATTTTTAATTCGAACAGGTCActtcagtttggatttaatAAGTTCGACCTAATGTTTGAGTTTTGAGTAAAAAGTGACAGCTGTGCCCCAGATCAATGACGCAAAGTCGCTCAGATTCAGTGTCACTGAATCTGTCTCTGAACCTCTTCCAGTGGGTTTGGTAGTTTTCACACCACGGTCACTCGCTGCTGTTTTAGTAGTTAAAGCTCTGATGTTGTCCTTTACGAGGCTGCTAGCGTCTGTCTAGTAGTTTAATTTGAGTTTAAgtattttttgtctttctttatgAGACCATCTTATCTTTGTTATCCTCTTCTGTCACTTTCCAAACTTGAATCAACTTCTCTCTGAAAGTTAAGTATTGAACAGTGGTAGCTTTTGTGTTCATGTCCTTAACAAACAGAAAGAATAGTCTTTGAAACAACACATTGTTTGTCTATatggatgttgtgtgtgtttactttgtctttATAAGTTTAGTTATTGCATGAGAGTAGAACGTATAGTTTTGCTGGATACAGTGCATACTGATTGGCTACcaaataaacatacaaatgGCACAAATCTGAGCTCGACTACTGAACCTAAATCATTGCTTGCATCATTCTTTAAACATACACAGAATAGATAATTGATTTGATTACACAGTGCTTTTAAAAGCAATGCGCAGGTTAGatttttacagtgaattagagCCATTATGTAATTGTAAACAAAGTGTGAATGTCTGTTGGAGTGATACTGTATGTTGTTGTTATCTGTCATAACTTTTCTCTTCAAGTCCTGTGCTCCGTTTAGACGTCCTGTTGGAGTCGGCATCTTTACACATACATAATAAACTTGCATGCATCCAGGACCCTCAGCAGAATTATATGAATTACAGCCACAGTTTACTGTCCTCAAGCCAACTGTTATTTGAGGTATTTAGTCATAGTCAGTAGTCTTGTTAATAAATGCATGGAAGTTTTAGTAGAATACATGAGATGCATAGTTTTttaagtggggggggggttcatatGTCTTGTGTGTGGATTTTAGGAAACACTAAGTATTATCCATTAATGTAAAACATTATTTCCACCACATTTTAGAGCACTTTTCTGTAATAACAGTACACATTATCAGAGATGTCCCTCCTACATATTATTCTTTTCACATTCAATCACTGACTTTCTctttcttacattttatttgctgggaattattgattattgttaAAGACAGATGTTTCCCAGAATGTAAATCAGGCCTTCGCTGCCTTCTTGTGGACAAATTAGGGTAGTGCACGCTTCAGCATCGTAATCCCAAActgataataatcatatttgtaaCATATTGCTCATTTTACAGGTAAGTATATAAAGAATACAAAGGTTCAGG contains these protein-coding regions:
- the pspc1 gene encoding paraspeckle component 1 isoform X2; this translates as MANRNMQHANMQSSNSPQPLKREQDSPASEQSPPGNKDSPAPQTPSPPSPPPPPPQQQQMEMSPADDAGEGAGEGSGDRPAEMTLDITSFRKPGEKTFTQRCRLFVGSLPLDIPEEEFTDMFAKYGRVNEVFINRERGFGFVRLETRTLAEIAKVELDGTILNNRPIRIRFATHGAALSVRNLLPAVTNELLEQAFSQFGPVERAIVVTDDRGRPSGRGIVEFANKAAARKALERCTEGALLLTNTPCPAIVEPSDHFDDEEGFPEKLLQKSPRYHKEREQMPHFAQPGTFEFEYSSRWKALDEMEKQQREQVDKNIKEAKEKLEAELESAKHEHQLMLMRHDLMRRQEELRRLEELRNQELQRRKQIEMRHEEERRRREEEMIRHREQEDLRRQPDGFKPNYLENREQEMRVGELGPRGAINMGDGYNPPPAGPSGNQGQMMAMSGRGGAIGGEGTANMGTPLMSENGAMRNDRYPQGGQMGGRPDVESPKLQQQQQPHQQQPHQQHSSSNNNNNNNNNNSSSSSNNSSHWPPKLYQLQDLAGGVQ
- the pspc1 gene encoding paraspeckle component 1 isoform X3; the protein is MANRNMQHANMQSSNSPQPLKREQDSPASEQSPPGNKDSPAPQTPSPPSPPPPPPQQQQMEMSPADDAGEGAGEGSGDRPAEMTLDITSFRKPGEKTFTQRCRLFVGSLPLDIPEEEFTDMFAKYGRVNEVFINRERGFGFVRLETRTLAEIAKVELDGTILNNRPIRIRFATHGAALSVRNLLPAVTNELLEQAFSQFGPVERAIVVTDDRGRPSGRGIVEFANKAAARKALERCTEGALLLTNTPCPAIVEPSDHFDDEEGFPEKLLQKSPRYHKEREQMPHFAQPGTFEFEYSSRWKALDEMEKQQREQVDKNIKEAKEKLEAELESAKHEHQLMLMRHDLMRRQEELRRLEELRNQELQRRKQIEMRHEEERRRREEEMIRHREQEDLRRQPDGFKPNYLENREQEMRVGELGPRGAINMGDGYNPPPAGPSGNQGQMMAMSGRGGAIGGEGTANMGTPLMSENGAMRNDRYPQGGQMGGRPDVESPKLQQQQQPHQQQPHQQHSNNNNNNNNNNSSSSSNNSSHWPPKLYQLQDLAGGVQ
- the pspc1 gene encoding paraspeckle component 1 isoform X1, yielding MANRNMQHANMQSSNSPQPLKREQDSPASEQSPPGNKDSPAPQTPSPPSPPPPPPQQQQMEMSPADDAGEGAGEGSGDRPAEMTLDITSFRKPGEKTFTQRCRLFVGSLPLDIPEEEFTDMFAKYGRVNEVFINRERGFGFVRLETRTLAEIAKVELDGTILNNRPIRIRFATHGAALSVRNLLPAVTNELLEQAFSQFGPVERAIVVTDDRGRPSGRGIVEFANKAAARKALERCTEGALLLTNTPCPAIVEPSDHFDDEEGFPEKLLQKSPRYHKEREQMPHFAQPGTFEFEYSSRWKALDEMEKQQREQVDKNIKEAKEKLEAELESAKHEHQLMLMRHDLMRRQEELRRLEELRNQELQRRKQIEMRHEEERRRREEEMIRHREQEDLRRQPDGFKPNYLENREQEMRVGELGPRGAINMGDGYNPPPAGPSGNQGQMMAMSGRGGAIGGEGTANMGTPLMSENGAMRNDRYPQGGQMGGRPDVESPKLQQQQQPHQQQPHQQQQQQPHQQQQPHQQQQQQQQQQQQQQQQQQQQQQQPLAPQVVPAPGFGRGSPVGGVFDGPNNKRRRY